The proteins below are encoded in one region of Asticcacaulis excentricus CB 48:
- a CDS encoding superoxide dismutase: MKSVISATALALLITPVLPTIVCAQSSVATSADAAFTLPALPYAANALEPAIDAETMTIHHDRHHKAYVDTLNKALNETPALKGKSLAELLASAGSLPMVVRNNAGGHWNHSFFWQSLTPPAQSGKPSAALAKAIADQWGSLDAFKAEFKKAGTGRFGSGWAWLIVGKDGKLAITSTPNQDNPLMDVAEVKGTPILGNDLWEHAYYLKYQNKRADYLDAFWQVVNWKAVSDRYAEAIKM, from the coding sequence ATGAAGTCCGTTATCTCTGCCACCGCTCTTGCCTTGCTGATCACACCAGTCCTGCCGACAATCGTCTGCGCCCAATCCAGCGTCGCGACTTCCGCCGATGCGGCGTTTACCCTGCCCGCCCTGCCCTATGCGGCAAATGCGCTGGAACCCGCCATTGATGCCGAGACCATGACGATCCACCACGACCGTCATCACAAGGCCTATGTCGATACGCTCAACAAAGCCCTAAATGAGACCCCGGCGCTTAAGGGCAAATCGCTGGCGGAACTTCTGGCCAGCGCGGGCAGCCTGCCCATGGTGGTGCGCAATAATGCCGGCGGACACTGGAACCACAGCTTCTTCTGGCAAAGCCTGACCCCACCGGCCCAGTCCGGGAAGCCGTCGGCGGCGCTGGCGAAAGCGATTGCGGATCAATGGGGTTCACTCGACGCCTTCAAGGCCGAATTTAAGAAAGCGGGCACCGGCCGTTTTGGATCGGGATGGGCCTGGCTGATTGTTGGCAAGGACGGCAAACTGGCCATCACCTCGACACCCAATCAGGACAATCCACTGATGGACGTCGCCGAGGTGAAGGGCACGCCGATCCTCGGTAACGATCTCTGGGAGCACGCCTATTACCTGAAATATCAAAACAAGCGCGCCGATTACCTTGACGCCTTCTGGCAAGTCGTCAACTGGAAGGCCGTGTCCGACCGCTACGCCGAAGCGATAAAGATGTAA